From bacterium, the proteins below share one genomic window:
- a CDS encoding outer membrane beta-barrel protein: protein MKIGKKLISNLLLILVIFISPSGVYALDKAKPDIFITLKTEYNDNIFFETEPKAEFITTIIPGINTKIIAQKWLSEIDYRVKFLDYKDIKQKSVQHNLNLTGWHRFSNKLILSIQGNFIEDKEETLEEDFSVTRREYLKQTFDTTIKFISPKPPLETNIKYQYEDFNFRKKDENDSKENRILFDIYYTLTKRLKTGLVYQDKKRAYKNSSNQNIDSLGVGIKYELSPEINSELIVKLENRKVAGGDSHSFAFTTNFNRQINQKTSLNLTFGKDTNFTRSVIEPVEVKMAKIGLYRRLNRKTNFNLNFTSMKGNWEDSTREDKLQAISSGLSYQLTKKISFDLNYNATHRKSNIEESRKNNVYTFTIQQF, encoded by the coding sequence ATGAAAATAGGAAAAAAATTAATCAGTAATCTGCTTCTAATATTAGTAATCTTTATATCCCCGTCAGGAGTTTATGCCTTAGATAAAGCTAAACCTGATATTTTTATTACTCTAAAAACTGAATATAACGACAATATATTTTTTGAGACTGAGCCGAAAGCCGAATTTATAACTACAATTATTCCAGGAATAAATACTAAAATAATTGCTCAAAAATGGCTATCTGAGATAGACTATAGAGTGAAATTTTTAGATTATAAGGATATTAAGCAAAAAAGTGTTCAACATAACCTTAATCTTACAGGTTGGCATAGATTTTCCAATAAACTTATTCTTTCGATACAAGGAAATTTCATCGAAGATAAAGAAGAAACACTCGAAGAGGATTTTTCAGTAACCAGGCGGGAATATTTAAAACAAACCTTTGACACAACAATAAAATTTATCTCCCCAAAACCTCCACTTGAAACTAACATTAAGTATCAATACGAAGACTTTAATTTTAGAAAGAAAGATGAAAACGATAGTAAAGAGAATCGAATACTTTTTGATATTTATTATACCTTAACGAAACGATTAAAGACAGGATTGGTATATCAAGATAAAAAGAGGGCATATAAAAACTCTTCTAACCAGAACATTGACTCTCTGGGGGTGGGGATAAAATACGAACTGAGTCCAGAGATTAACAGTGAATTAATCGTTAAACTGGAAAACAGAAAAGTGGCAGGTGGAGATTCTCATTCCTTTGCATTTACGACAAACTTTAATCGCCAGATTAATCAAAAGACATCACTTAATCTTACATTCGGGAAGGATACGAATTTCACCCGTTCGGTAATTGAGCCCGTGGAGGTAAAAATGGCAAAAATAGGACTTTACCGCCGATTGAATAGAAAAACTAATTTTAATTTAAATTTTACTTCTATGAAGGGCAATTGGGAAGATAGCACTCGTGAGGATAAACTTCAAGCCATATCTTCGGGGTTATCTTATCAACTCACTAAAAAAATCTCCTTTGACTTAAACTACAATGCTACTCACCGAAAATCTAATATTGAGGAAAGTAGAAAAAATAATGTTTATACCTTTACAATCCAGCAATTCTAA
- a CDS encoding helix-turn-helix domain-containing protein gives MLEDLLTTRQLADYLKVHEMTIYKLLQSQEIPAIKVGRKWRFRKTTIKLWIEEREAESVKRWTPQTTKPKRWNAQIEMIEVEEREKELYDIFKVEI, from the coding sequence ATGTTAGAGGATTTATTGACCACCAGGCAGTTAGCTGATTATTTAAAGGTACATGAAATGACCATTTATAAGCTCCTTCAATCTCAAGAAATCCCTGCTATCAAGGTGGGTAGAAAGTGGAGATTTAGAAAAACTACTATTAAATTATGGATTGAAGAGCGAGAGGCTGAGAGCGTCAAAAGATGGACTCCTCAAACTACTAAACCAAAAAGATGGAATGCACAGATAGAAATGATAGAAGTAGAAGAAAGAGAGAAGGAGTTGTATGATATTTTTAAGGTGGAGATTTGA
- a CDS encoding ATPase domain-containing protein, whose product MEEIKRIKTGIENLDDKILGGGIPTYSVNIIGGTPGSGKTILTQQILFNNASPKTRTIYFTTVSEPTAKLIHYQRSFDYFDEQKVRDGVVSYVDIGHIIHRDGLQAGIEAITAAIDKHSASIVAIDSFKAVNELAESISAFRQFAYRLCVELIAWRCTSFLVGEYNQEALEKEPIFAVADGIIHLDNKIQGVQNRRTLQITKMRGVNYFDGIHSLSISKKGIDVFPRAKTPPKLSFEHLGERKISTGVSGLNEMTASGLPLGSSTLVAGGAGTGKTTLALHFLMNGVKNKEPGLMVTYQETPDQLEIIGKGFGWNLKKYEEEGLLKIIYTSPVELDIDEHAIAIKKAVEEGSLKRVVIDNLRDIEIVANNTVRYHDYVYSLVNFFKSKTITSILTTETEELFGVPRLSSGISFIADNVILLNYMNVESVIKRAMTVLKVRGSDHDKEIKEFVITSAGMEVKI is encoded by the coding sequence ATGGAAGAGATTAAAAGAATAAAGACAGGTATTGAAAATTTGGATGACAAAATCCTGGGAGGAGGAATACCTACATACTCTGTAAATATCATTGGTGGTACCCCTGGTAGTGGCAAAACTATCCTTACTCAGCAAATTCTCTTTAACAACGCCTCTCCTAAAACAAGGACGATTTACTTTACTACCGTCTCTGAGCCTACTGCCAAGCTTATTCATTATCAAAGAAGTTTTGATTATTTTGATGAACAGAAGGTCCGGGATGGTGTAGTCTCCTATGTTGATATTGGACATATTATTCATAGAGATGGTTTACAGGCGGGTATTGAAGCAATTACTGCGGCTATTGATAAGCACTCTGCTTCTATTGTAGCTATTGATTCATTTAAGGCAGTAAATGAATTAGCTGAATCTATTTCTGCCTTCCGTCAATTTGCCTATAGGTTATGTGTAGAATTGATTGCCTGGCGTTGTACTTCTTTTTTAGTAGGTGAATATAATCAAGAGGCTTTAGAAAAAGAACCAATATTTGCCGTTGCTGATGGTATTATTCACTTAGATAATAAGATTCAAGGGGTACAAAACCGCAGGACTCTTCAAATAACCAAGATGCGTGGTGTGAACTATTTTGATGGTATTCACTCACTTAGTATCTCTAAAAAGGGTATTGATGTCTTCCCTCGAGCTAAAACACCACCTAAACTATCATTTGAGCATCTTGGAGAAAGAAAAATATCCACAGGCGTTTCGGGATTAAATGAAATGACTGCTTCAGGGTTACCACTTGGTTCATCTACATTGGTTGCAGGAGGGGCTGGAACGGGTAAGACTACCTTAGCACTTCACTTCCTTATGAATGGAGTAAAAAATAAAGAACCAGGATTGATGGTTACCTATCAAGAGACTCCAGATCAATTGGAGATTATAGGTAAAGGTTTTGGCTGGAATTTGAAAAAATATGAAGAAGAAGGTTTGCTAAAGATTATCTATACCTCTCCGGTTGAGTTAGATATAGATGAACATGCCATTGCTATTAAAAAAGCAGTTGAAGAGGGTAGTCTTAAAAGGGTAGTTATTGACAACCTGAGAGATATTGAAATTGTTGCTAATAACACAGTTCGCTATCATGATTATGTCTATTCATTGGTTAATTTCTTTAAGTCTAAAACGATTACTTCGATATTGACTACTGAGACAGAAGAGCTTTTTGGTGTACCAAGACTATCCAGTGGTATTTCGTTTATTGCTGATAATGTCATCTTGCTAAATTATATGAATGTAGAATCTGTTATCAAAAGAGCGATGACAGTCTTGAAGGTAAGAGGTAGTGACCATGATAAGGAGATAAAAGAGTTTGTGATTACATCTGCTGGAATGGAAGTAAAAATCTAA